Below is a window of Verrucomicrobiota bacterium DNA.
GAGCCTGCCCGGAAACAGCCTCATCTCCGGAGAAGCACGGGGAGTCGATGCCGTTATCGGGCGGGCGCAAACCATCCGGGACCACGGCATGTCTTTTGCCGTCAAGCGCATCCTCATCGGATACCACGGAGCTGCGCTCTCGTTACACAACACGGCGCAGCGCGGGACCCTGGTATTCGACCAGGATCTCACTACGGTTTTGAGAATCCGGGATGGCAAGGTTACGGAGATCGATACTTATATGTCCGACGTGGAAATGGTGAACACGTACTTCGCGCAAACGCGCTGAGCTTTACCCGATGTGAGTAAGACGGTCAGACGTAACCTACCCGCGTCGGTTCGGCAGCGCCTGCTGAACCTGAGCCGGGATCGACAAGAACCGTTCAACGCGACCCTGGTGCGTTATGCGATTGAATGCCTCTTCTATCGCCTGAGCGTGTCACCCTATGCCGATAGATTTCTCCTGAAGGGTGCAATGCTGTTTGCCACTTGGTCAGAGACTCTTCATCGGCCAACTCAAGACGTCGATGCGCTGGGTTATGGCGATCCGGATGCGGGCGAGCCGATCAGTAAAGTTCTACCAATCCTACATCTTCCCGCATCAAGGCTACCTGAATCTCTCCTCGGTTCCCAGGTGCCCGGCCAGCGTTACACCTGGCAGACCGTATAAACGGTCCAGGCGCAACGGGCCGGCAGACGGTTTGATGGCCTGAAGGGCCAAAGGAACTTAGCCCAGGGTTTACACGACTTTTGACACTCCCGCTATTTTCCCAGCAGGACGATCTGACCCTGGGGTGTCTGAGAGCCGCCAGCTTTCTCGACGCTCACTGCGAAAGCGCCGGCGGTTCCAACGGCTTTAGCGGGTGTGAAATTTACCCTGCCCAACCCCGATGCAGGATAGGGCACCAGGCCGGCGCTGATCGGTTGCGGGCTTTTAGGATCAATGACCCAGAGCTGGTAATTCTTGCCCGGCGGCGGCGCGGGTAGATCGTGCATCTCGATAAGGCCGGCATTCTTTGCCTCGTCCCAAATCACCACAGCCCGGGCGCGGGCATAAGCGTCGATTTGCGCTTGGAGGGTCGTGATCTTCAGTTGTGAGAGCAGGTCCTGACGGCGCAAATCGGCCAGCGCTTCCTCCAGGCGCACCTCTTTATCCCGCAACCTAGTCAGCTTGCGTTCCGTCCGGATACGGCTACCCGCAAGGACTGCGCACATCAGGGCTAAGCAAGCCGCAAGCGCCCAGGGGACCAATGTACCGCGGATGAAATTCTTACCCTCAATTTTGGGATTTTCTCGTACGATCCGAGCAGGCAAGTCCGACGGGGGCGCTGCTGGAGGTGCCGCGAGGGCAAACAAGG
It encodes the following:
- a CDS encoding nuclear transport factor 2 family protein is translated as MFAPEEQPKRSAVLQCREGQTHITLKKLYMNTETEKREIAEQFLNAMRTRDADVLRSILDKSAVWSLPGNSLISGEARGVDAVIGRAQTIRDHGMSFAVKRILIGYHGAALSLHNTAQRGTLVFDQDLTTVLRIRDGKVTEIDTYMSDVEMVNTYFAQTR
- a CDS encoding nucleotidyl transferase AbiEii/AbiGii toxin family protein, producing the protein MSKTVRRNLPASVRQRLLNLSRDRQEPFNATLVRYAIECLFYRLSVSPYADRFLLKGAMLFATWSETLHRPTQDVDALGYGDPDAGEPISKVLPILHLPASRLPESLLGSQVPGQRYTWQTV
- a CDS encoding anti-sigma factor; this encodes MDEAKEELAVKYVLGELAWLKEQRFRAALTQDRELREFTCEIEEAFALFALAAPPAAPPSDLPARIVRENPKIEGKNFIRGTLVPWALAACLALMCAVLAGSRIRTERKLTRLRDKEVRLEEALADLRRQDLLSQLKITTLQAQIDAYARARAVVIWDEAKNAGLIEMHDLPAPPPGKNYQLWVIDPKSPQPISAGLVPYPASGLGRVNFTPAKAVGTAGAFAVSVEKAGGSQTPQGQIVLLGK